The following proteins come from a genomic window of Burkholderia stabilis:
- the pgi gene encoding glucose-6-phosphate isomerase, translating to MTLNSLPAWTALQSHFEQIRHARLRDWFAPENDRAPTRAERFTIPGGGLAADFSKNRIDDETLRLLVQLARDAGVEARRDAMFAGEIVNPTEGRAALHTALRATDPHAPFHAQVSAERAKMATFARAVRSGTWTGYTGKRIRHVINIGIGGSDLGPKMVVHALHHVATPEITTHFVSNVDGADLARVLEQVDPEETLAIIVSKTFTTLETMTNARSLRDWFVARGCPEDALAKHFVGVSANPAEVVKFGIAADNVFEMWDWVGGRYSLWSAVGLSIMIAIGPEQFDELLAGANDMDRHFREAPLERNLPVLLGLIGIWYRNFFGSQSYLVAPYSEALHYLPSYLQQLEMESNGKSARLDGTFVDYPTSAVTWGEPGTNGQHAFFQMLHQGPTIVPIDFIAVLTPEHPLASHHPKLLANCFAQSEALMLGRTLEEARKVAGPGKEALAPHLTFPGNRPTTTLLVDALTPRTLGALIALYEHKVLVQATVWDINPFDQWGVELGKILGKVVEADLSAESVDPVKHDSSTTALIERARAALKR from the coding sequence ATGACGCTGAATTCGCTCCCCGCCTGGACTGCCCTTCAATCCCACTTCGAACAGATCCGCCATGCCCGGCTGCGCGACTGGTTCGCACCGGAAAACGACCGCGCGCCGACCCGCGCCGAACGCTTCACGATCCCGGGCGGCGGTCTCGCGGCCGATTTCTCGAAGAACCGCATCGACGACGAAACGCTGCGCCTGCTCGTGCAGCTCGCGCGCGACGCGGGTGTCGAAGCGCGCCGTGACGCGATGTTCGCCGGCGAGATCGTCAACCCGACCGAAGGCCGCGCCGCGCTGCACACCGCGCTGCGTGCGACCGACCCGCATGCGCCGTTCCACGCGCAGGTGAGCGCCGAGCGCGCGAAGATGGCGACGTTCGCGCGCGCCGTGCGCAGCGGCACGTGGACGGGCTACACGGGCAAGCGCATCCGCCACGTGATCAACATCGGCATCGGCGGTTCCGATCTCGGGCCGAAGATGGTCGTGCATGCGCTGCACCACGTCGCGACGCCTGAAATCACGACGCACTTCGTGTCGAACGTCGACGGCGCCGATCTCGCGCGCGTGCTCGAACAGGTCGATCCCGAGGAAACGCTCGCGATCATCGTGTCGAAGACCTTCACGACGCTCGAGACGATGACGAACGCTCGCTCGCTGCGCGACTGGTTCGTCGCGCGCGGCTGCCCGGAGGACGCGCTCGCGAAGCACTTCGTCGGCGTATCGGCGAACCCGGCCGAAGTCGTGAAGTTCGGTATCGCCGCGGACAACGTGTTCGAAATGTGGGATTGGGTCGGCGGCCGTTATTCGCTGTGGTCGGCGGTCGGCCTGTCGATCATGATCGCGATCGGCCCCGAGCAGTTCGACGAGCTGCTGGCCGGCGCGAACGACATGGACCGCCATTTCCGCGAAGCGCCGCTCGAACGCAACCTGCCGGTGCTGCTCGGCCTGATCGGCATCTGGTACCGGAATTTCTTCGGCTCGCAGAGCTATCTCGTCGCACCGTATTCGGAAGCGCTGCATTACCTGCCGTCGTACCTGCAGCAGCTCGAGATGGAGAGCAACGGCAAATCCGCGCGACTGGACGGCACCTTCGTCGATTACCCGACCTCGGCCGTCACGTGGGGCGAGCCGGGCACCAACGGCCAGCATGCGTTCTTCCAGATGCTGCACCAGGGGCCGACGATCGTGCCGATCGACTTCATCGCGGTGCTGACGCCCGAGCATCCGCTCGCAAGCCATCACCCGAAGCTGCTCGCGAACTGCTTCGCGCAGAGCGAGGCGCTGATGCTCGGCCGCACGCTCGAAGAGGCACGCAAGGTCGCCGGGCCGGGCAAGGAAGCGCTCGCGCCGCACCTGACGTTTCCCGGCAACCGCCCGACGACGACGCTGCTCGTCGATGCACTGACGCCGCGCACGCTCGGCGCGCTGATCGCGCTTTACGAGCACAAGGTGCTCGTGCAGGCGACGGTATGGGACATCAATCCGTTCGACCAGTGGGGCGTCGAGCTCGGCAAGATTCTAGGCAAGGTCGTCGAAGCCGACCTGTCGGCCGAATCGGTCGACCCCGTGAAGCATGATTCGTCGACCACGGCGCTGATCGAACGCGCCCGCGCGGCGCTAAAGCGCTGA
- a CDS encoding FAD-dependent oxidoreductase, translated as MDVIVIGGGISGVATAYQLRAAGHRVCVVERHATVAQGATYGDGGALLPSPLDVWFGPTFMRQRQPRDSGVVYKPGFNGGVRRFVKQLGTLREPDAFAAQYARLRPLIDASRDTLADIEARLELEFEQKPGILHVVRDPRDWEAMQPALDLLRTLDQPYRALSAAECAALEPSVPAEPGFAGGVLLETERTGNCPLFAKLVKQTLDEHGVQFRFGADVAAIRVDNGRAAVELAPPGERHAAKAREVDVISADAIVVAAGAGSLPLLERLGWRLPLHPVRVHTLTAPVAYEEHAPHLSVVDSIKRISITRTHQRLRVGGGAVLQSLPDTAKPLAEPLSEAALALLGQAVHDWVPGAARISAALSWQGMQLLSPDGLPVVGPTPHPRVFVNFGHGPAGWGLACGSAKVVTDYLGGDVQHWPADTLAALRAERFTT; from the coding sequence ATGGATGTCATCGTCATAGGCGGCGGAATCAGCGGCGTCGCCACCGCCTACCAGCTGCGCGCGGCCGGCCACCGCGTGTGCGTGGTCGAACGCCACGCAACCGTCGCGCAAGGTGCGACCTACGGCGACGGCGGCGCGCTGCTGCCGAGCCCGCTCGACGTCTGGTTCGGCCCGACCTTCATGCGCCAGCGCCAGCCGCGCGACAGCGGCGTCGTCTACAAGCCGGGCTTCAACGGCGGCGTGCGCCGCTTCGTCAAGCAGCTCGGCACGCTGCGCGAGCCCGACGCATTCGCCGCGCAATACGCACGGCTGCGCCCGCTGATCGATGCGTCGCGCGACACGCTCGCCGACATCGAGGCACGCCTCGAACTCGAATTCGAGCAGAAGCCGGGCATCCTGCACGTCGTGCGCGATCCGCGCGACTGGGAAGCGATGCAGCCGGCGCTCGACCTGTTGCGCACGCTCGACCAGCCGTACCGGGCGCTGAGCGCCGCCGAATGCGCAGCGCTCGAGCCGTCGGTGCCGGCCGAACCCGGCTTCGCCGGCGGCGTGCTGCTCGAAACCGAACGCACCGGCAACTGCCCGCTGTTCGCGAAGCTGGTCAAGCAGACGCTCGACGAGCACGGCGTGCAATTCCGCTTCGGCGCGGACGTCGCCGCGATCCGCGTGGACAACGGCCGTGCTGCGGTCGAGCTCGCGCCGCCCGGCGAACGGCACGCGGCGAAGGCGCGCGAGGTCGACGTGATTTCCGCGGACGCGATCGTGGTCGCTGCCGGCGCCGGCAGCCTGCCGCTGCTGGAACGGCTCGGCTGGCGCCTGCCGCTGCACCCGGTACGCGTTCATACGCTCACCGCGCCGGTCGCGTACGAAGAACACGCGCCGCACCTGAGCGTCGTCGACTCGATCAAGCGGATCTCGATCACGCGCACGCACCAGCGGCTGCGCGTCGGCGGTGGCGCCGTGCTGCAAAGCCTGCCCGACACTGCGAAGCCGCTCGCCGAGCCGCTGTCCGAGGCGGCGCTCGCGCTGCTTGGCCAGGCCGTTCACGACTGGGTACCGGGCGCCGCCAGGATCTCCGCCGCGCTGTCGTGGCAAGGCATGCAACTGCTGTCGCCGGACGGGCTGCCCGTCGTGGGTCCGACCCCGCATCCGCGCGTGTTCGTCAATTTCGGACACGGGCCGGCCGGCTGGGGGCTCGCGTGCGGGTCTGCTAAAGTGGTGACCGACTATCTGGGCGGTGACGTGCAGCACTGGCCCGCCGACACGCTCGCCGCCCTGCGCGCCGAGCGCTTCACGACCTGA
- a CDS encoding ABC transporter ATP-binding protein, protein MFKITDPIIEVHDVCKRVADATGELTILDGITLAVRPGSSLAIVGASGSGKSTLLGLLAGLDSATSGTVRLLGRALDQLDEDQRAALRNGAVGFVFQSLQLMPHLTALENVMLPLELQGGISARDAADRARALLVQVGLGERTAHYPKLLSGGEQQRVALARAFVTRPAILFADEPTGSLDAATGHAVIDLMFELNRTHGATLVLVTHDAELARRCATTVTIDAGRIVEHQAAQRDA, encoded by the coding sequence ATGTTCAAGATTACCGATCCGATCATCGAAGTCCATGACGTATGCAAGCGGGTCGCCGACGCAACGGGCGAGCTGACGATCCTCGACGGCATCACGCTCGCCGTGCGGCCGGGCAGCAGCCTCGCGATCGTCGGCGCGTCGGGGTCGGGCAAATCGACGCTGCTCGGCCTGCTTGCGGGGTTGGACAGCGCAACGAGCGGCACGGTTCGCCTGCTCGGCCGCGCGCTCGACCAGCTCGACGAGGACCAACGCGCCGCGCTGCGCAACGGCGCAGTCGGGTTCGTGTTCCAGTCGCTCCAGTTGATGCCGCATCTGACGGCGCTCGAGAACGTGATGCTGCCGCTCGAACTGCAGGGCGGCATCAGCGCGCGCGACGCGGCCGACCGCGCCCGCGCGCTGCTCGTGCAGGTCGGTCTCGGCGAACGTACCGCGCATTATCCGAAATTGCTGTCGGGCGGCGAGCAGCAGCGTGTCGCGCTCGCACGCGCGTTCGTCACGCGGCCGGCGATCCTGTTTGCCGACGAGCCGACCGGCAGCCTCGACGCGGCGACGGGCCATGCGGTCATCGACCTGATGTTCGAGCTGAACCGCACGCACGGCGCTACGCTCGTGCTCGTCACGCACGATGCCGAACTCGCGCGCCGCTGTGCGACGACCGTGACGATCGACGCGGGGCGCATCGTCGAGCATCAAGCGGCGCAGCGCGACGCCTGA
- a CDS encoding arylesterase, whose amino-acid sequence MDTTFRWKRGAAVAALLGAMLAINVPARAVTAPAPTSGQPVIVVLGDSLSAEYGLPRDTGWVALLRQRLTTERIDYSVANASVSGDTTSGGRARLPAVLQRLKPSIVVVELGSNDALRGVPLATTEQNLRDIIAGARQARAKVVLVGMYVPPNYGPDYTQKFHAVYTRLSKDLGVPLVPFLLAGIENKPEMFQSDQMHPAQQAQGILLDNVWPALKPLLGKPRG is encoded by the coding sequence ATGGACACGACATTTCGCTGGAAAAGAGGCGCGGCGGTCGCCGCGCTGCTGGGCGCCATGCTGGCAATCAACGTGCCTGCACGCGCCGTGACGGCGCCGGCCCCGACGTCGGGCCAGCCCGTGATCGTCGTGCTCGGCGACAGCCTGTCGGCCGAATACGGGCTGCCGCGCGATACCGGCTGGGTGGCGCTGCTGCGGCAGCGGCTCACGACCGAGCGAATCGATTATAGCGTCGCGAACGCCAGCGTCAGCGGCGACACCACCAGCGGCGGCCGCGCGCGGCTGCCCGCGGTGCTGCAGCGGCTCAAGCCGTCGATCGTCGTCGTCGAGCTCGGTTCGAACGATGCGCTGCGCGGCGTGCCGCTCGCGACGACCGAGCAGAACCTGCGCGACATCATCGCCGGCGCGCGGCAGGCACGGGCGAAGGTCGTACTGGTCGGCATGTACGTGCCGCCCAACTACGGGCCCGACTACACGCAGAAGTTCCACGCCGTCTATACGCGGCTGTCGAAGGATCTCGGCGTGCCGCTCGTGCCGTTCCTGCTGGCCGGCATCGAGAACAAGCCCGAGATGTTCCAGTCCGACCAGATGCATCCCGCGCAGCAGGCACAGGGCATTCTGCTCGACAACGTCTGGCCGGCACTGAAGCCGTTGCTCGGCAAGCCGCGCGGCTGA
- a CDS encoding NAD(P)H-hydrate dehydratase has translation MTVTRSLPDSDPIALLRVADLRAAEAGAAAALPPHTLMGRAGAAAARWLSERVAGDDRPVWFAVGPGNNGGDALVAAAHLQQLGVATQAWMPVPVKPDDAQWALGLARAAGVPLSATPPASLDGYAWVVDGLFGIGLGRALDGAFAEHAARIAAHARNGGRVLALDVPSGLDGDTGRIVGAGVAVAASHTLTFIGAKPGLYTGDGRDLAGEIDIASLDVAPPAAPAIVLNAPGRFAAALPARAHASHKGTFGSLAVLGGDTGMCGAPILAARAALFAGAGKVHVGFLGAGAPPYDPPFPELMLHPADGLDLDAMTAIAAGGGLGTREAAATLIRDVLAHDAATLLDADALNLVATHADLAAAVAARGARGHACVLTPHPLEAARLLGSDTEHVQRDRVCAAQALAARYASIVVLKGSGTVIAAPDGRVTINPTGNAALATGGTGDVLGGLIGAWLAQRVAPYEAALAGVYLHGLAADTLTANGTGPAGLTAGELAPMVRMLVNRLFYPSPRADT, from the coding sequence ATGACCGTTACCCGCTCCCTTCCCGATTCCGATCCGATCGCGCTGCTGCGCGTCGCCGACCTGCGCGCGGCCGAAGCCGGCGCGGCCGCGGCGCTGCCGCCGCACACGCTGATGGGCCGCGCAGGCGCTGCCGCCGCGCGCTGGCTGTCCGAGCGCGTCGCCGGCGACGATCGCCCCGTGTGGTTCGCGGTCGGCCCCGGCAACAACGGCGGCGACGCGCTGGTTGCCGCCGCCCACCTCCAGCAGCTCGGCGTCGCGACGCAGGCGTGGATGCCGGTGCCGGTCAAGCCGGACGATGCGCAATGGGCGCTCGGTCTCGCGCGCGCGGCCGGCGTGCCGCTGTCGGCCACGCCGCCCGCGTCACTGGACGGTTATGCGTGGGTCGTCGACGGGCTGTTCGGCATCGGTCTCGGCCGCGCGCTCGACGGCGCATTCGCCGAGCATGCCGCCCGCATCGCCGCGCATGCCCGCAACGGCGGCCGCGTGCTGGCGCTCGACGTGCCGAGCGGGCTCGACGGCGATACGGGCCGGATCGTCGGCGCGGGCGTCGCCGTCGCGGCGTCCCATACGCTCACCTTCATCGGCGCGAAACCGGGCCTCTACACCGGCGACGGCCGCGATCTCGCCGGCGAGATCGACATCGCATCGCTCGACGTCGCACCGCCCGCCGCACCGGCCATCGTGCTGAACGCGCCCGGGCGGTTCGCCGCGGCGCTGCCCGCCCGCGCACACGCATCCCACAAGGGCACGTTCGGCAGCCTCGCGGTGCTCGGCGGCGACACGGGCATGTGCGGCGCGCCGATCCTGGCCGCACGCGCCGCACTGTTCGCGGGTGCCGGCAAAGTACACGTCGGCTTCCTCGGCGCCGGCGCGCCGCCGTACGACCCGCCGTTCCCCGAACTGATGCTGCATCCCGCCGACGGCCTCGATCTCGATGCGATGACCGCGATCGCGGCCGGCGGCGGGCTCGGCACGCGCGAGGCCGCGGCGACGCTCATCCGCGACGTGCTCGCGCACGACGCCGCGACGCTGCTCGATGCGGACGCGCTGAACCTCGTCGCGACGCACGCGGACCTCGCTGCCGCCGTCGCGGCGCGCGGCGCGCGTGGCCATGCGTGCGTGCTGACCCCGCACCCGCTCGAGGCCGCGCGGCTGCTCGGCAGCGATACGGAACACGTGCAGCGCGACCGCGTCTGCGCCGCGCAGGCGCTCGCCGCGCGCTACGCGAGCATCGTCGTGCTGAAAGGCTCGGGCACGGTGATTGCGGCGCCCGACGGGCGCGTGACGATCAACCCGACCGGCAACGCGGCGCTCGCCACGGGCGGCACCGGCGACGTGCTCGGCGGCCTGATCGGCGCATGGCTCGCTCAACGCGTCGCGCCTTACGAAGCGGCGCTCGCGGGCGTCTACCTGCACGGCCTCGCGGCCGACACGCTGACCGCGAACGGCACGGGCCCGGCCGGGCTCACCGCGGGCGAGCTCGCGCCGATGGTGCGCATGCTGGTCAATCGCCTTTTTTACCCGTCGCCGCGCGCCGACACGTAA
- a CDS encoding glycosyltransferase family 25 protein, producing the protein MKLDGYYINLDRSHERRQSIDAQLERLSLTHVFARFPAVDGAAETEQIFESAGARSVWACRRSHEQVIAQSAPDTITIVLEDDVEFSEGFGRIVTEPVMRGFVAENPSVDMVFLDCCPYVASMPQLLAEAERHLPGRRQSPASAERNHEPASVSILDARDRYAYCAAAYVVTPRGKERLAALFRASAHADRTPIDSLFLGWIASGEINARIFVPFLVSPPLDVFESTIPYDTVGQPPVDVQENRWVSAVRRLLFAGETRVESVSPGQPPGEPVRMSSEYAAGMALYEQLRLMYLEQRG; encoded by the coding sequence ATGAAACTCGATGGTTACTACATCAACCTGGACCGAAGCCATGAGCGGCGGCAATCGATCGACGCGCAGCTCGAACGGTTGTCGCTGACGCATGTATTTGCGCGCTTTCCCGCTGTCGATGGCGCGGCGGAGACGGAGCAGATATTCGAGAGCGCGGGCGCACGATCGGTATGGGCGTGCCGCCGGTCGCACGAACAGGTGATCGCACAATCGGCGCCCGATACGATCACGATCGTGCTGGAAGACGATGTCGAGTTCAGCGAAGGCTTTGGGCGGATCGTAACTGAACCGGTGATGCGCGGGTTCGTCGCGGAGAATCCGTCCGTCGACATGGTGTTCCTCGACTGCTGCCCGTACGTCGCGTCCATGCCGCAACTGCTTGCGGAGGCGGAGCGGCATTTGCCCGGCAGGCGGCAATCGCCGGCGTCGGCCGAGCGCAATCACGAACCCGCGTCGGTGTCGATTCTGGACGCCCGGGACCGCTATGCGTATTGCGCCGCCGCGTACGTCGTGACGCCGCGCGGCAAGGAACGGCTCGCCGCGCTGTTCCGCGCGTCGGCGCACGCGGACCGTACGCCGATCGACAGCCTGTTCCTGGGGTGGATCGCATCCGGCGAGATCAACGCGCGGATTTTCGTGCCGTTCCTCGTTTCACCGCCGCTCGACGTGTTCGAATCGACGATTCCGTACGACACCGTCGGGCAGCCGCCCGTGGACGTGCAGGAGAACCGGTGGGTGAGCGCGGTGCGGCGCCTGCTCTTTGCGGGCGAGACGCGGGTCGAGTCTGTGTCGCCTGGGCAACCGCCCGGCGAGCCCGTACGGATGTCGTCCGAGTATGCGGCAGGCATGGCGCTCTACGAACAACTTCGCCTGATGTATCTGGAACAACGCGGATGA
- the lon gene encoding endopeptidase La yields the protein MSGTQLLPPERITLPLLPLRDVVVFPHMVIPLFVGRPKSIKALEAAMEGGKHIMLVAQKTAAKDEPTEKDMYEVGCIANILQMLKLPDGTVKVLVEGLQRAKALSIEEQETQFSCEVMPLEPDHADSAETEALRRAIVSQFDQYVKLNKKIPPEILTSLSGIDEAGRLADMIAERLPLKLDQKQHILEMFPVIERLEHLLAQLEAEIDILQVEKRIRGRVKRQMEKSQREYYLNEQVKAIQKELGEGEEGADLEELEKRINAARMPKEAKKKADAELKKLKLMSPMSAEATVVRNYIDTLIGLPWRKKSKVNNDLSNAEQVLDEDHFGLEKVKERILEYLAVQQRVDKVKAPILCLVGPPGVGKTSLGQSIARATNRKFVRMALGGVRDEAEIRGHRRTYIGSMPGKILQSLAKVGVRNPLFLLDEVDKMGMDFRGDPSSALLEVLDPEQNHTFADHYIEVDFDLSDVMFVATSNSLNIPPPLLDRMEVIRLSGYTEDEKVSIAQRYLLPKQKKNNGLKEGEIDVTEQAIRDIIRYYTREAGVRSLEREVSKICRKVVKMLLLKKASGAIKVDGENLDTFLGVRKYDFGLAAKENQVGQVTGLAWTEVGGDLLTIEAAVMPGKGNVIRTGSLGDVMKESVEAARSVVRSRSRRLGIKDEAFEKQDIHIHVPEGATPKDGPSAGGAMTTALVSVLTGIPVRADVAMTGEITLRGEVLPIGGLKEKLLAAHRGGIKLVLIPEENVKDLADIPDNVKNAIEIVPVRWIDKVLELALERSPTPLPPEEEAKAAAPVGEAAKDAGSTEVVKH from the coding sequence ATGGAAGGCGGCAAGCACATCATGCTCGTCGCCCAGAAAACCGCGGCCAAGGACGAACCGACCGAAAAGGACATGTACGAGGTCGGCTGTATCGCCAACATTCTGCAGATGCTGAAGCTGCCGGACGGCACCGTGAAGGTGCTCGTCGAGGGCTTGCAGCGCGCGAAGGCGTTGTCGATCGAAGAACAGGAGACGCAGTTCTCCTGCGAAGTGATGCCGCTCGAGCCGGATCACGCCGACAGCGCTGAAACGGAAGCGCTGCGCCGCGCGATCGTGTCGCAGTTCGACCAGTATGTGAAGCTGAACAAGAAGATCCCGCCGGAGATCCTCACGTCGCTGTCGGGTATCGACGAGGCTGGCCGTCTCGCGGACATGATCGCCGAGCGCCTGCCGCTGAAGCTCGACCAGAAGCAGCACATCCTCGAGATGTTCCCGGTCATCGAGCGCCTCGAGCACCTGCTCGCGCAGCTCGAAGCAGAGATCGACATCCTGCAGGTCGAAAAGCGCATCCGCGGGCGCGTGAAGCGCCAGATGGAAAAGAGCCAGCGCGAGTACTACCTGAACGAACAGGTCAAGGCGATCCAGAAGGAACTGGGCGAGGGCGAGGAAGGTGCCGATCTCGAGGAACTCGAGAAGCGCATCAACGCCGCGCGCATGCCGAAGGAAGCCAAGAAGAAGGCCGACGCCGAGCTGAAGAAGCTGAAGCTGATGTCGCCGATGTCGGCGGAAGCCACCGTCGTGCGCAATTACATCGACACGCTGATCGGCCTGCCGTGGCGCAAGAAGAGCAAGGTCAACAACGACCTGTCGAACGCCGAGCAGGTGCTCGACGAGGATCACTTCGGCCTCGAGAAGGTCAAGGAGCGCATCCTCGAGTATCTCGCGGTGCAACAGCGCGTCGACAAGGTCAAGGCACCGATCCTGTGCCTCGTCGGGCCCCCGGGCGTCGGCAAGACCTCGCTCGGCCAGTCGATCGCCCGTGCGACGAACCGCAAGTTCGTCCGGATGGCGCTCGGCGGCGTGCGTGACGAAGCCGAGATCCGCGGCCACCGCCGTACGTATATCGGTTCGATGCCGGGCAAGATTCTGCAAAGCCTCGCGAAGGTCGGCGTGCGCAATCCGCTCTTCCTGCTCGACGAAGTCGACAAGATGGGCATGGATTTCCGCGGCGATCCGTCGTCGGCGCTGCTCGAAGTGCTCGATCCGGAACAGAACCACACGTTCGCCGACCACTACATCGAAGTCGACTTCGATCTGTCGGACGTGATGTTCGTTGCGACGTCGAACTCGCTGAACATCCCGCCGCCGCTGCTCGACCGGATGGAAGTGATTCGTCTGTCGGGCTACACGGAAGACGAGAAGGTCAGCATCGCGCAGCGTTACCTGCTGCCGAAGCAGAAGAAGAACAACGGCCTGAAGGAAGGCGAGATCGACGTCACCGAGCAGGCGATCCGCGACATCATCCGCTATTACACGCGCGAAGCCGGTGTGCGTTCGCTCGAGCGGGAAGTGTCGAAGATCTGCCGCAAGGTCGTGAAGATGCTGCTGCTGAAGAAGGCATCGGGCGCGATCAAGGTCGACGGCGAAAACCTCGACACGTTCCTCGGCGTGCGCAAGTACGACTTCGGTCTCGCGGCGAAGGAAAACCAGGTCGGTCAGGTGACGGGCCTCGCGTGGACGGAAGTTGGCGGCGACCTGCTGACGATCGAAGCCGCGGTGATGCCGGGCAAGGGCAACGTGATCCGCACGGGTTCGCTCGGTGATGTGATGAAGGAGTCGGTCGAGGCTGCGCGTTCGGTCGTGCGCTCGCGTTCGCGCCGTCTGGGTATCAAGGACGAAGCGTTCGAGAAGCAGGACATCCACATCCACGTGCCGGAAGGCGCGACGCCGAAGGATGGTCCGTCCGCTGGCGGTGCGATGACGACCGCGCTGGTGTCGGTGCTGACGGGTATCCCCGTGCGTGCCGATGTCGCGATGACGGGCGAAATCACGTTGCGTGGCGAAGTGCTGCCGATCGGCGGGCTGAAGGAAAAGCTGCTCGCAGCGCATCGCGGCGGCATCAAGCTCGTGCTGATCCCGGAAGAGAACGTGAAGGATCTCGCGGACATTCCGGACAACGTGAAGAACGCGATCGAGATCGTGCCGGTCCGCTGGATCGACAAGGTGCTGGAGCTCGCGCTCGAGCGTTCGCCGACTCCGCTGCCGCCGGAAGAAGAAGCGAAGGCAGCGGCGCCGGTCGGCGAGGCGGCGAAGGATGCCGGCTCGACGGAAGTCGTCAAGCACTGA